In Toxoplasma gondii ME49 chromosome VIII, whole genome shotgun sequence, a single genomic region encodes these proteins:
- a CDS encoding hypothetical protein (encoded by transcript TGME49_271600): protein MTDVFDRPPDDYSKSRGIQITMIPTEREGRQPEEADGRLPEQHARSSSKVHDGGHCTEAGDMVDWSREQAIANQRNDKHENFLSSGGREDALPFACEEDMPEGGLQAHDEADNRATEAKLGSSLSSFSSLEEAFLTSLDVISSLRDAVTLLLRAQGVPTEGEGRHQQLNDYEQNVSRKQAMDVMVSTGAFSCHPQAYESLLKTGERTKGGKRLPGGESPGIANCVGIIADEHMSREEHAGAVKADRREHPCLTETVQDKISSSRHPAGEQERRRGTLECCTHSLNSDYELSICKALLMLQHIGGPEESKPMGVDPPLGGFPLLSQERGSFPLGVVDDGGPAHLRQGRQRSPELEPIATQPLSQHLRTTTDGAGDRHAGAEACCSSFDQLQAMRIRGKAGDGAPASDLGLSFASFTLDKMKNSVDQSETKKHVRTVDLMQMLLKVRLLRQAHLLLRADVLVMRKQQGLQQERLNRALQAAVKRHESERDSLLCRLQKLASLLQKK, encoded by the exons ATGACGGATGTTTTCGATCGGCCCCCTGACGACTACAGCAAATCCAGAGGTATTCAAATTACCATGATACCCACGGAAAGAGAGGGTCGGCAGCCGGAAGAGGCTGACGGTAGACTGCCTGAGCAGCAtgcgcgctcttcttcgaagGTGCACGATGGAGGACACTGTACGGAGGCCGGTGACATGGTAGACTGGtcgagagaacaagcgatAGCAAATCAGAGGAATGATAAGCATGAAAATTTTCTGAGTTCCGGCGGGCGGGAAGACGCCCTTCCGTTCGCGTGCGAGGAAGACATGCCTGAAGGAGGCCTTCAAGCCCACGACGAAGCGGATAATCGAGCAACCGAAGCAAAACTGGgatcttctctgtcgtctttctcttctttagAGGAGGCGTTTTTGACCAGCTTGGATGTCATATCATCCCTCAGAGACGCAGTTACACTGCTATTGAGAGCTCAAGGTGTACCAACtgaaggggaaggacggcACCAACAGCTGAATGACTACGAACAGAACGTATCAAGGAAACAGGCAATGGATGTCATGGTCAGCACAGGCGCATTCAGTTGCCACCCACAAGCATATGAATCGCTTCTGAAAACTggcgagagaacgaagggtGGCAAGCGGTTGCCCGGAGGAGAGAGCCCAGGCATTGCAAATTGCGTGGGCATTATAGCAGACGAACATATGTCCCGTGAGGAACACGCTGGAGCCGTAaaggcagacagaagagaacatCCATGTCTGACCGAGACAGTACAGGACAAAATAAGCTCTTCAAGACACCCCGCAGGTGAACAAGAACGTAGAAGAGGAACACTCGAGTGCTGCACCCACTCTTTGAACAGCGACTATGAGTTGTCAATTTGCAAAGCACTTCTTATGCTGCAGCATATCGGTGGTCCGGAAGAAAGCAAGCCTATGGGAGTGGATCCGCCGCTTGGCGGATTTCCACTTTTGTCACAAGAACGTggctcgtttcctctcggcGTTGTCGACGATGGCGGGCCCGCGCACCTCAGACAGGGAAGACAGCGCAGTCCCGAGTTGGAACCGATAGCAACACAACCACTGTCACAACACCTGAGAACAACCACAGATGGAGCAGGTGACAGGCATGCCGGTGCCGAAGCATGTTGCTCCAGCTTTGACCAGTTGCAAGCCATGAGAATCCGAGGGAAGGCAGGAGACGGGGCGCCGGCATCCGACTTGGGTCTATCATTTGCCTCATTCACCTTGGATAAAATGAAGAATTCTGTAGATCAATCGGAGACAAAAAAGCATGTTAGAACGGTGGACTTGATGCAAATGTTATTGAAGGTTAGATTACTTCGACAGGCCCATCTGCTACTCCGAGCGGACGTGCTGGTGATGCGGAAACAGCAGGGGCTACAGCAGGAGAGACTTAACAGAGCCCTCCAAGCGGCTGTCAAAAGGCATG agtcagagagagatTCTCTCCTATGCAGACTCCAGAAGCTGGCCTCATTGTTGCAAAAGAAGTGA